ATGGCCGCTCCCACAAGGGGATGCGGTCTCCCGGAGGTCTTTATGAACCAGGGTCTAGCGTCTAGGCATCCGTAGTATTAGTCAAAAACTCGCCAACACGGAAGCTCGGTGTATTTTCCAACTGTTTCATGGTGGAACGGGTAATAAGTTTGCCCTCCTCCACCAGAACTTCACCAGTAATGGGGTGGAGTAGATTTTGCTCGGCACGGCGGCCAATCAACGCCTCAATATCTTGCAGAGAGTTGACGTACATACCAGGAGGCAGTTCAACCACCACACCATTGGCCAACACCCGAGCCTGACAGGCCAAGCGAGAGTTGGGTTTGCAGGAGGTAATCACTTCTAGCGTGCGCTGTTCACGACGCGCCATGGGGGATAGAGCCTCCATCCCGTCCTGGACGTAGATGTGGCATGTGGCACACATGCCGCGACCACCGCATTCTTTTAACACATCTAGCTCTTTGTTGAGCAACACGGAAAGGAGGTTGCCATTGGTTTCAACCGAGGTTTGTTGTCCAATGGGTTCTAGTTTGACAATCTTAGCCATGAATTTGGAAATCTCCTGAAGTAGTGGGTCTATGGGGATTGGGAGAACAGTAGCGATTTTTGACGTTCGTCTAAATCAATTTGCTGAATTAAGTTCGGGAAGTCCCGAATGACGATAGAGCATCGCTTGGTGAACGCGGTAATCCATTGCTGAACAGCCTGTTGTTGGGCGGTATCCAGTGCTTTAGATAGGGTACCCAATGTTGCACAGGTCACTTTACCAGTCCGCTCTATCTCAAATTGGGTTAACCAGTCCACAGCCGGACGGCTGGATTTGAGATAGTTGGAAACAACAGTTGCCCCTAGGTATTGCTGAGTGAATTGGCTAATCTGATTCAGCGCATTTAGCACATCTTGACCGCTGATCGATACAGACGT
The genomic region above belongs to Synechococcales cyanobacterium T60_A2020_003 and contains:
- a CDS encoding 2Fe-2S iron-sulfur cluster binding domain-containing protein; translation: MAKIVKLEPIGQQTSVETNGNLLSVLLNKELDVLKECGGRGMCATCHIYVQDGMEALSPMARREQRTLEVITSCKPNSRLACQARVLANGVVVELPPGMYVNSLQDIEALIGRRAEQNLLHPITGEVLVEEGKLITRSTMKQLENTPSFRVGEFLTNTTDA